The following coding sequences lie in one Lolium perenne isolate Kyuss_39 chromosome 2, Kyuss_2.0, whole genome shotgun sequence genomic window:
- the LOC127331719 gene encoding F-box/FBD/LRR-repeat protein At3g26920 isoform X1: MSSTALNWAHNAVGLIDKIVYQWFQQLKQFLQACQQIYIISQGAQNMRQDLVLELPQDILHHIHSLLPLKDAARAACVSHAFLHSWRCYSTLTLSKETLGLTHEKLGWFKEIEIHLIDKVDRILNNHRGTVLKTLKLDLFICDNISTSYLDRWLQTSVKPGIEEVSLVVSTFMEKDYNFPCSILSDAIAARSIQSLHLHGCTFHPTVTLGWLRRLGTLQLYFLKINDEGLGHLLSKSLALEQLEICCCDEITCFKMPCKLQQLKFLRVARCDMIQLVEINAPKLSSFQYEGTQVEINVIDSTQLKDVELLHDKPFGTLCSAYAKLTTIAPNVRSLALRSRNEEFNMPVLPVKLLHLKKMEITLFRSVSALWPSCDFFSLIPYLDAAPYLESFILRVDQDGVGDDSVVSVGEDELRWKPEYRHHHLKRVMITGFCSTKSLVEFTRHILQHTSSLECLTLDTTIFCRRSFETWHATEKYAASGTHKCYPMCTTALAKAQRATEAASRYIAGRVPSAVKYTILKPCIHCHKC, encoded by the exons ATGTCCAGCACGGCGTTAAATTGGGCGCACAACGCCGTCGGACTAATCGACAAG ATAGTGTATCAATGGTTTCAGCAACTGAAACAATTCTTGCAAGCCTGCCAACAGATTTATATTATCTCTCAGGGTGCCCAAAACATGAGACAAGACCTTGTGCTTGAACTTCCACAG GACATCTTACATCATATACATTCCCTCCTGCCGCTGAAGGATGCTGCTCGTGCCGCCTGTGTATCTCATGCTTTTTTGCATTCCTGGAGATGCTATTCCACCCTCACACTCAGCAAAGAAACACTTGGGTTGACTCACGAGAAATTGGGGTGGTTTAAGGAAATAGAAATCCATCTCATCGACAAAGTTGACCGCATTCTTAATAACCATCGTGGCACTGTGCTCAAGACTCTTaaacttgatcttttcatttgtgACAACATTAGCACCTCCTACTTGGACAGGTGGCTCCAAACATCTGTTAAACCTGGGATCGAGGAAGTAAGCTTGGTGGTGTCAACTTTCATGGAGAAAGACTACAACTTCCCCTGTTCGATTTTGTCCGATGCGATAGCTGCAAGATCAATTCAGTCTCTTCACCTCCACGGTTGCACTTTCCATCCCACAGTAACACTTGGCTGGTTGAGGAGATTGGGAACTTTACAACTGTATTTTCTCAAAATTAATGACGAGGGATTAGGGCACCTGCTTTCTAAATCTCTCGCCCTGGAACAGTTGGAAATCTGTTGTTGTGACGAGATAACTTGCTTTAAGATGCCTTGTAAGCTGCAGCAGCTCAAGTTCCTTAGAGTTGCGAGATGCGACATGATCCAGTTGGTAGAGATCAATGCTCCAAAGCTCTCCTCGTTTCAGTATGAGGGAACCCAGGTAGAGATCAATGTCATAGACTCCACACAACTTAAGGATGTAGAATTGTTACATGACAAACCATTTGGCACTCTCTGTTCTGCATATGCCAAGCTCACAACCATTGCGCCAAATGTTAGGAGCCTTGCCCTGCGTTCTCGTAATGAG GAATTCAACATGCCCGTGCTGCCTGTGAAGCTCCTTCACCTCAAGAAGATGGAAATCACCCTCTTTAGATCAGTATCGGCCTTATGGCCCAGCTGTGATTTCTTTTCGCTGATTCCTTATCTTGATGCGGCTCCTTACTTGGAATCTTTCATCTTACGC GTAGACCAGGACGGCGTAGGGGATGATTCTGTTGTTTCTGTTGGAGAGGACGAATTAAGGTGGAAGCCAGAGTACAGGCATCACCATCTCAAACGGGTGATGATCACGGGCTTTTGCTCAACCAAAAGCTTAGTGGAATTTACGAGGCACATTCTCCAGCACACTTCTTCACTGGAGTGCCTTACGCTGGACACAACTATTTTCTGCCGTAGGAGCTTCGAGACCTGGCATGCGACTGAAAAATACGCCGCCTCAGGAACTCACAAATGCTATCCAATGTGTACCACAGCTCTCGCTAAGGCTCAGAGAGCTACGGAGGCTGCTAGCAGATACATCGCGGGGAGAGTTCCCTCGGCTGTTAAGTACACGATCCTGAAGCCGTGTATTCATTGCCATAAATGCTAA
- the LOC127331719 gene encoding uncharacterized protein isoform X2, which translates to MSSTALNWAHNAVGLIDKIVYQWFQQLKQFLQACQQIYIISQGAQNMRQDLVLELPQDILHHIHSLLPLKDAARAACVSHAFLHSWRCYSTLTLSKETLGLTHEKLGWFKEIEIHLIDKVDRILNNHRGTVLKTLKLDLFICDNISTSYLDRWLQTSVKPGIEEVSLVVSTFMEKDYNFPCSILSDAIAARSIQSLHLHGCTFHPTVTLGWLRRLGTLQLYFLKINDEGLGHLLSKSLALEQLEICCCDEITCFKMPCKLQQLKFLRVARCDMIQLVEINAPKLSSFQYEGTQLTTIAPNVRSLALRSRNEEFNMPVLPVKLLHLKKMEITLFRSVSALWPSCDFFSLIPYLDAAPYLESFILRVDQDGVGDDSVVSVGEDELRWKPEYRHHHLKRVMITGFCSTKSLVEFTRHILQHTSSLECLTLDTTIFCRRSFETWHATEKYAASGTHKCYPMCTTALAKAQRATEAASRYIAGRVPSAVKYTILKPCIHCHKC; encoded by the exons ATGTCCAGCACGGCGTTAAATTGGGCGCACAACGCCGTCGGACTAATCGACAAG ATAGTGTATCAATGGTTTCAGCAACTGAAACAATTCTTGCAAGCCTGCCAACAGATTTATATTATCTCTCAGGGTGCCCAAAACATGAGACAAGACCTTGTGCTTGAACTTCCACAG GACATCTTACATCATATACATTCCCTCCTGCCGCTGAAGGATGCTGCTCGTGCCGCCTGTGTATCTCATGCTTTTTTGCATTCCTGGAGATGCTATTCCACCCTCACACTCAGCAAAGAAACACTTGGGTTGACTCACGAGAAATTGGGGTGGTTTAAGGAAATAGAAATCCATCTCATCGACAAAGTTGACCGCATTCTTAATAACCATCGTGGCACTGTGCTCAAGACTCTTaaacttgatcttttcatttgtgACAACATTAGCACCTCCTACTTGGACAGGTGGCTCCAAACATCTGTTAAACCTGGGATCGAGGAAGTAAGCTTGGTGGTGTCAACTTTCATGGAGAAAGACTACAACTTCCCCTGTTCGATTTTGTCCGATGCGATAGCTGCAAGATCAATTCAGTCTCTTCACCTCCACGGTTGCACTTTCCATCCCACAGTAACACTTGGCTGGTTGAGGAGATTGGGAACTTTACAACTGTATTTTCTCAAAATTAATGACGAGGGATTAGGGCACCTGCTTTCTAAATCTCTCGCCCTGGAACAGTTGGAAATCTGTTGTTGTGACGAGATAACTTGCTTTAAGATGCCTTGTAAGCTGCAGCAGCTCAAGTTCCTTAGAGTTGCGAGATGCGACATGATCCAGTTGGTAGAGATCAATGCTCCAAAGCTCTCCTCGTTTCAGTATGAGGGAACCCAG CTCACAACCATTGCGCCAAATGTTAGGAGCCTTGCCCTGCGTTCTCGTAATGAG GAATTCAACATGCCCGTGCTGCCTGTGAAGCTCCTTCACCTCAAGAAGATGGAAATCACCCTCTTTAGATCAGTATCGGCCTTATGGCCCAGCTGTGATTTCTTTTCGCTGATTCCTTATCTTGATGCGGCTCCTTACTTGGAATCTTTCATCTTACGC GTAGACCAGGACGGCGTAGGGGATGATTCTGTTGTTTCTGTTGGAGAGGACGAATTAAGGTGGAAGCCAGAGTACAGGCATCACCATCTCAAACGGGTGATGATCACGGGCTTTTGCTCAACCAAAAGCTTAGTGGAATTTACGAGGCACATTCTCCAGCACACTTCTTCACTGGAGTGCCTTACGCTGGACACAACTATTTTCTGCCGTAGGAGCTTCGAGACCTGGCATGCGACTGAAAAATACGCCGCCTCAGGAACTCACAAATGCTATCCAATGTGTACCACAGCTCTCGCTAAGGCTCAGAGAGCTACGGAGGCTGCTAGCAGATACATCGCGGGGAGAGTTCCCTCGGCTGTTAAGTACACGATCCTGAAGCCGTGTATTCATTGCCATAAATGCTAA